From the Scomber japonicus isolate fScoJap1 chromosome 8, fScoJap1.pri, whole genome shotgun sequence genome, the window cagaaaaaactaaacaaaaagctatttaatgctatttaatatttaatgctaTTGTTCTTACCCGTTTAATGTGACTTCTGTTTCTGAAGCTCGCTGCAGATCTTCCGTATGTCAGGACTGTAAGATGTGACTTTGATCTTCACACAGGACTGTAGGCTCTCATTTGTGAGGCGGGAGCGATATTTGGACTTTATGAAGTTCATGCTCGAGAAAACTTGCTCGCATAAGTATGTTGAGCCAAAGATGGACAGGACTCCAAAGGCATACTTTTTCATGTTCATATAGGTGTCGGGAATGGCACTCCATGTTTCAAAAACAAGCTTGTCGGATTTGGGGAGGTTTTCTATGTCACTCCATTTGTGTTCTTTAGCGAGAGTGGCCTTCTGACGGGCGACTTCTTCAAGATCCACTCTCAGGCTTTTGAACTTGGACACCCATAAATCTTTATCCGCTATGTCAGCCAGTTCAATTTCAAGATCGGGCTGACTTACTCCAGTGAATGCGGACATGTTCAGTAGGGATGGGTCGATGTCCAGGGGTGTGACAGGGAAAGAGAgcgtgtttttttcctttctgaacTCGCTGAATCTCTCTCCAAATGCAGCTTGCATTGCAATAATTGCACGatgtaaataatcataatttatGTGATTGCTCTCTTCTTTGAACTCTCTCAGGGTGGGGAAGTGAGAGAGTGTACCTCTCTCTACATCTCTGGCAAACACTGTCATTTTGCGCTCAAACGCCAAAACATCCTCCAGCATCTGCAGGGCTGTGCTGCCTTTTCCCTGGAGATTCTTATTCAGCCTGTTTAAGTGACTTGTCATATCCACCATGAAATAAAATTTTCCCAGCCAATCGAGGTCTCCCAGTTCGGGATAGCTGAGGCCTTTGTTGCTTAAGAAGGTTTTCACATGTCCCAGACAAGCAGCGAAGCGTTTCAGCACGTCTCCCCTTGACAGCCACCGGACTCTGTTGTGCAGCAGGAGGTCTGAATATGCGCTGTCGACTTCCTCTAATAATGAACGAAACTCTCGGTGGTTTAACCCGTTTGCCGTTATTTTGTTCACTATTTTAATAACGAGGTTCATCACTTCCACACACTCGGGGGGGAATGTTTGAGCGCACAGTGCTTCTTGGTGCAAGATGCAGTGAAACGTCATCAGCTCTCGATCCAGTGACTTTTGAAGTAAATTCACAAAGCCCTTCTGTGCTCCTCTCATACTGGGTGCCCCATCAGTAGACACGGACACCAGGTGAGTGGTGTTTATTTCTTTGGCTTTGAGACAATTCACAACAGCCTCACAAATGTCCTGTCCCCGTGTTTGGCCCTTTAGTGGTATGAGTTCAATCAGTTCTTCCTGCGGCCCATCAGAGTTCACATATCTGCATAACAGCGCTGTCTGCTCAATATCGTTTACATCACTTGACTCATCACAGGCAATTGAATATGCTTGAGCTGAATTTATGTCATCAATTTGCTTACTGGTGATGTTTGTTGCCATTTTAATGGTCCGGTCCTTGACGGTCTTTGCAGAGAGAGGCATATCTCTAATTTTCTGAAcaatttcttctttgtttttgaagtcgGAGAATAGATGCTCtgatatttttatgaatgactCTTTCATGTATTCTCCGTCTGTGAACGGTTTCCCCCTCCTTACAATCTCCTGAGCTGCCACAAAACTAGCAGCTGTGGTTGAATTTGGAGCCTAACGGTTAggcaaacaaaataataaatgaatgaaggcTTCATCAATAcactgtcagaaaaaaaagatcacttTTTCTATATCATTTTCTTGTAATGGCCattatttgtcattatttatACGATGTTTATAAGTTACATTTATATGAGTAATACATGCATAAAAAcagattgtgtgtttttctgtcaggTGGAGGGGAAGGAGGCTCCTGGTCCTCTGTTTGACTTTGGACTCCTCATGTTTCACTGTGGAAAGACGCTGTTTGAAAACAAGAGCGGACCGTTTTTCTACCTGTcaaaagtaacacacacatacagacacatacacacacacaaagtttgtGTAATATTTATATGGACagcatgtcattttttttcagctttttttctccttgttttccAGGTGGAGAGTTTTATGGAGGCCAGATTATGGAACAACATCTTTGTCTGGACACAACAGAAGGTCTGCACACAATGCATATAAGTTAACATGTGATCTGTATCTGGACGCATTATCTGAATAATGACATCCAATCTATGTGGCATTTACACCTGTTATGATATGAATGGTCATGGTGCATCCCAGGTCAAAGGAATCAGTGACCTCCAAATGTGGTCTAGCTGATCTGATTGCATTGAAATTACAATGCACTGTGAGTGTCTTTCCCACTCTATTAACATGTGTTGGTATAAATAAGATATATGGGTtgtcctttccttacttctttgtGTAGATTCATCTGTTAGAATGTATCATATTTTATGAAATGATCATTTCATTAAATCTGTAAAAAACACTAACTAGTCACTGCAGCAGCTCGTATGAAAACCGTGgactgtaaaataaagatatttcatTCGAAATTATAAGAGTAGAAAGTGCTAAAGTATCAAATTTATACATTACAGTTACACCTAAATTACATCACTGCAGTAAACTGTTCAAATCATGCTTAATATAGAGTAGAAAGTGCAGAGAGAAATTGAGAGAAAAATCTAAAAAGTCTATTTGACACCAAAGCCCTGCACTGATAATTAGCACACAGACTCCCCCTGCTACTCATACATTGCATCTCAGACTGTTTCAAACCCGTCCAACACAGTTGCAGCCACATGCAGCAGAAAAAGTCAGATGTTCTTTCAGATTCCATATCTTcttgtcattttaattatcaataCCTTCCATTATCCCTAATAGTAGTTGTACACAAATAATCTAGACTGTTgattttggttatttttttctGGTTTAACTCATAGCTAACTGCcctttgtacgtgtgtgtactatatgtgaattgctgtgtctgtgtgtctagcTGGGCCTTCCTCTGGGCAGCATCAAGGCAACAGTGttaattgaaaatgtattagCAGCATTTGAGATGGAGGAGATCCTCTATGAGCTGAGAGACCATTCAGCAGGACTCAACTGTGGCATCTGGGATTATTCAGCCTCCTTTGTCAATAAGTTTGGTGAGCCAAAAACCTTCATTTTCAACTgctcctgtctttcctctgtctctttgtttCCACTGAGCCTCTCAATCTAGTCATTGCCTCATTAAAGGACCAGGGTCACATGTACTCCATCAGAGGGTATGATGAAGTATTGGTATTGTCATACAGATGAGTAGCTTTTCAATATAACTCTACACAGTTAAAAGGGGAAAATCAggtgaaaaggagaaaagggaaaTGTCCTTCCATGTTTTTTGTCCAGGTCACCGAAGTGCCTTCTTGCTGCCCGACCGCAGTAAATATGTCAACATGGAGAAGCGTTTCCTGCGCAGCTACATGGATCTGTTGGTTCAGACGTGTCATCGGCGGGGAGCGTTGGCCACAGGAGGCATGGCTGCCCTGCTGCTGCCTCAGGACCCAAACAGTGACCCCTACAGGACAGTGTTGGCTACTGTCACCAGGCAAGAGCAGCATTGTTGGCATATATTTAGGCTTTGACTCATTAAACTGACCCAAAATCTAGGGTTCTACAGACAGTCTGACAAATAATACTATGGGGTAATTGAAACcaaccatttagatttaatataaTACAGTGGTACTGACTATAAAGGTACTATACTGACTTTCATAGTTTATGTCAAAACACAAGGCTCCTGTAAATCCCAATTATTGTCATATATCCTTGTTAGATCTAATCCTGTCCCCACACCAGCAGGAGCAATAAAACTGTCATGCTATCCTAAGTCCAAAACACCTTCCAGAAATTAAGGTTTAATATGTGAATTCAACAACTTTTGGCATTGAAAGAGAAATGGTGTGTTGATGCCTCTGTTCCCTTTTAGATACAATCTTCAACAGTGttgtaaatctgttttattcttgaaCAAATTGCATCGATTATCACCCCCCCAAtgaaaaatcttttttaaaaactggccCATTATTGAACCTGACTGCTGACCCCTGATATAATCATTTGTCCTGAAGTATAGGTGCCAAAATGGAAAGGGTTTTGCAGTTCCTTTTCAACCTATATTCAGTTGAATACACTACAAAgacaagatatttaatgttcaaactgataaactgtgttgttgtttttttcaaatattcactcattttgaatttgataCCTGCAACATGTTCCAAAAAAGCTGGGACAGGGGCAACAAAAGACTGGGAAAGTTGATGAATGctcaaataacacctgtttggACAATGCCAAGCCACATTCTGCATGTGTTACAACAGCGTGGCCTCGTAGTAAAAGAGTGCGGGTACTGGACTGTCCTGCCTGCAGTCCAGACCTGTCTCCCATTGAAAATGTGTGGCGCATTATGAAGCGCAAAATACGACTACGGAGACCCCGGACTGTTGAGCAACTGAAGTTGTACATCAAGCAAGAATGGGAAAGAATTCCACCTACAAAGCTTCAACAATTAGTGTCCTCAGTTCCCAAACGCTTATTGAGTGTTGTTAAAAGGAAAGGTGATGTAACACAGTGGTAAACATGCCCCTGTCCCAGCTTTTTTGGAATGTGTTGGAGGCATCATCAgtgaatatttgcaaaaaaacacattttatcagtTTGAACATTAAATACATTGTCTTTGTAATGTATTCAATTGAATATAGGTTGAAAAGGATTTGCAAatcattgtattctgtttttatttatattttacacaatGTCTCAACTTCACTGGAATTGGGGTTGTATAATCTATATGTATAGCATTTAATATTGCAGAAGTCCTGTGTTGATCAGCTTTGttttaacattataaatgaaCACCACCAAATGGAAGGGAGACTGAGACCCTGTTGTTCAGGTGTAAAcccaaaatatgtttgttttgaaCTAAATCAAACAGGGTTAGATGTGAAAGCAGcctgagatgttttattttaatgtttatttttaatatttatctaATATACACTACATCCActgtttctttccctctttttagACTAAAGTCTCTGGAGATCAAGGCAGGTGTGGACGGTTTCATGGTGTATGACCTGAACCTGATTGAGCCCATGCAGAAAGTGAGTACTAACAGATCATGGTCTATATACTGTTTcctaacataataataataataataataatggcatCCTGGCCAAGGTGGAGGGTCAGTATTTCTGATCTATTCTCCAGTGATAATAATCTTTTCTCTGTCGCAGCTCTTTCAGCACCACACTGAAGGTGATAACCAGCTTCATCAGCTTCGAAATGATGTCACTGTCACCCCTGATGACCTGCTGTCCATGCCTGCGGTCAGTCATCCAGCAGTCCCATAACTCAACTGTGGAATATACCAAATACACCAAAAGTTGTAGCACTTACTAGATATTAAAATCAGATACATTTGTACCACTGGATGTGAGTCTATTTATCTCTAAGCAGACTGATAGCCTCCTCCAGCGTCTATACTGCAAAAGGCAAAGACACTGTGTTACATTATGGCACAGTAAGATGGCACTATTTTACTATGTGCAGATGTTAGTAGGAGGGAATGACAATGTACTTAGAAGacacaaatatactgtattagTCCCTAATAATAAAgtgtaatttaatgtattttgattTTCTATAGGGAGGAGTCACCCTTTATGGTTTGAAATACAACATTGCAGTTGGTGTCCTCTTTATTGATGCTTGGCTATTAGGTAAGTGTAttaattcatatgtttattgAGTCTTATTGTGCAGACTGACTGTTAAAACCACACTTTGTTCCCTAGGTAAAGGTCACTTTTTCTACAGAGGCCAGGTGGAAGATTCAGCCACAGCAGAGATTTCCAGATCACAGGTGAGTTTAAGATTAAATTATCTAAAATCAAAAGAGGACTTACTTTAGACAATTATCAGCTGAATCACACTGATCAGAACATTCAAGCAAATATACATAGGATGCCTCCTACTTcacattctcagtgtttgtggaCTAGACGCTAGAAGTTAGCTGTACATAGACAATATAATGTCTCAAAATAAACTAACTTTAAGGATGAATTGTGCAAAAAGTCATGTCAGTCATTACATGAATTTGATCAagtacaaaatgtgttttaaagatAGGCTATTGCAGATAATATCAAATGAGCCACACCTACAAGACATTTGAAGTTAACAATAGCATatcaaaaaaaatattacaattacATGTTATTATTTAGCAAAATGAGATAAAAATGAGATGAAATCTATCTGAATAGAAATGTACCTAAATctaaacacacagatgttgTTTAACAAAAGATTCCAGTTTAAGGATCATGTTTAGGAATAATGCTGCTTAAAAAATTACCAGAAGTTTTTTAGTCTTGGTCCATGGCTCAATTTCTGTCAAATGTAGTTAGACATCTGGTGACATGCAAAGACAATCCAtcacaaacagagacaaacagaacaGGAAACAAGACATATTTGATTAAAGAAAGATTCATGTCTTACCATTTCATCACAGTCGGGCAACAGTGGTATTTCCTCTGCCTTCACAAGAGAGCAGATTATCAATTCCATTGGTATTCATCTTCTTGTGGAAAGCAAAAgtttgtgtacgtgtgtgtcttTAGGTGTGGCAGTGGATCCGCCATCAGACTCAGCTGGAGGATGACAGCAGGGTGGTGAGCAGGCAGCTGGTGACTGACATCACAAAGGAGGTGATGATAGAGCTCAGCAATCTCTGTCAGTCCGTTAGGTAAGCAGACACTCCAGGagaccttaggaaccacctgtTGAGCAATGAGGTTGTGTGTGTTCCTCGTCAGTCTGGCTTGACTGACTTATCTCAGTATGCATTTGGTCCAAGAGCTTTATCTGGTGAAACTTAAGGGGTCAATGGTAAGCCTTTGATGGCTGCCTGGTGGTCGCCACAAACCGATGTCCCACTTACTTTGCATAACCCACTGTGTGGGCGTCTCCATGAGTAACTGCTATTTTGGTCCGTATATGTGCAGCAGCACAAAGTACAAACTGGCTGTGTTATGGTAAATATAGATCAGTGGGTGTGGTGATTGTTAAATAATCTTTCAGCCAGTCACATGACTGCTGTCATAGCTCTGAAACAGCTGAGTCAACCCAACACATATAAAGCTTCTCTTCAGGAAATGTCTGGAAAAATACATTGGTGTGCATAGGATTGCATCAATGCTATTTTAGACATAATGTTCAAGTATCTCACCTCTGACACTGTCATATAGGGTAAACAAAGTGAATGTCTGTGTGTAACAGCACTGTATTTGTTGTACTATTTCTTTAAAAGTTGAGCCAATATCTTCATTGTATCACCTCCTTGTGTTTGGTAATTCTAATGATTAACTGCAATGATATTAACCATTTTTGTATCTTTGTTATCATCACCTTATGGGAAATTTGAAACTCTTCTTCAACAACAACTGGCTACAAAAAGGTCCGTGGTGTTAATAAAATCAATGAGAAGATGTGCTCTGGACAATTTTTTTCATGTGGAAATTTCAGTGAATAGGATTAGTAAGAATGGGTTTATACTCATTGGACCATTAGAATTGGATACACATGAAGTtgtgacagaaacaaaaatgtgaatttgtgtTTATACTGAAaacttagtttagtttagttagcATGAGTTCcaatatatacaaaaatggtagataatgaaagataatacaCACTGCAGGGAGAAGCAGATTATAAACCTCCacctaaaaaaaatgttaaaattacacAATATTACAGTGTGGGCATGTGCCTGCAAAGGAAACATTGGCCTCAGCATCTGTACATGATAAAGAGTTATGTTCCTTTAAACATCGTTTATAGTTTTTTAAACTTCACTCATAGGGCAGAACAGCCCAAAGTCTAATCATAGTGTGTGAGATACTGATGAGAAGTTGCTGTGATGAACCTGTAAAGCCTGATTGaaactgtctctctgtctccttcaggGATAAACAGAGgttacacacagcagcagacatgTTCCTGGAGGTAGTCCTGAAGAGAGATTTCCCAGAGTTCATCACCACCTACCTGAATCAGGACCACACCTTCCTCAGCTCCCACACCACTGGACAGGTGGAGgctctgaacacaaacacacaccgaGCCAAACTGTGAAGACAGCTTCATGTTCTCTGCTCCACTGCTTCTATATATGAAGACACAGGAAGGTGCTGACTCAGGATTTGCAACATGTAGAATGGCTCTGAATACtgtcagtgtaaagtgaattcagtttaataaatcaaatttgTTCTACATATATcatgtgtctttattttattcttttgaaGTCGGTTACATCGGACCTAACACCTCTGCTTTCCATCAGGGTCAAACACAAGAGGTGCAGACAAGTGAATCAAGGTGAAGTCTTGGATATTTGTGGGTCACACAAAACACgactctgacatctgcagcaaataaaatatataatatgataataataataataataataataagaagaagaaagataggGGAAGGGAAAACACTAGGAAATGCCAGATGTGGAGGGAGCATCCATGACATCATGTCAACAGCAATGTTGTATTAAGACTGAAAACTGATCCtgacacacatataaaaaagaGGACAGAGGGTGAAGGTCACTTTCTAGAGGAGGGAGTGGAACATATTATTAAACCTTTTTATTGGTGCTCTTTCTTTAATGATTAAACCAAGACATAACCCAACAAAGTTCCACCCTTTCATATCACCCAAAACATACAAACCTTCACTGTGGAAATatacacagacagaagaaaCAGCGATTTGCACTGAAGGAGGACATCAAAGGGAGGGAATACTGATATACGGAAATATTGGAGTAATGCCACTTCAACGACTTACTAACTTCACACATTGAATGCAGTTTTAGAAAAAGTAACTTTCTAGTGGAAGGAGTGGGACTTCACCAAACTGTGGCAGCTGTTTGAACTGTCTGCCTGTTGAGAGGTTTGTTTTACTCACAGAGGATAATGGCTTCCTGTTCAGAGGATCTGTGCTGTTCCATCTGCCATGACATCTTTATAGATCCTGTCCTCCTGTCatgtagccacagcttctgtaaaacCTGTCTGAACAGCTGGtggaaagacaaacaaacacatgattgCCCGCTCTGTAAGACGTCTTCAAAGTTTGAACCAGCTTGTAACTTGGTGTTAAAGAACCTGTGTGAGGCCTTCTTACTGAAGAGAGATCAGAGAGCTTCATCCGGGTCTgaggctctctgcagtctgcactctgagaaactcaaactgTTCTGTCTGGATCATCAGCAGCCAGCGTGTCTCGTCTGCAGAGACTCTAAAATACACACCAACCACACATTCAGACCCACTGATGAAGCTGCAAAAGGTCTCAGGGAGGAACTCCAGAAATTCCttaaaccattaaaaaagaaactgaagCTCTTTACTAAAGTTCAACGAGACTGGaatcaaacagcaaaacacatcaAGGTTCAGGCtcaaaacacagagaggaggattAAGAAGCAGTTTAAGAAACTCCACCAGtttctagaagaggaagagcaggccaggatggctgctctgagggaggaagagaaacgGAAGactcagatgatgaaggagaagatggaggctaTGAGCAGAGAGATAGTAACTCTTTCACAGACAGTCAGAGCCACAAAGGAGCAGCTGAGAGCTGCAGATGTCTCCTTCCTGAAcaactacaaggctgcagtggaaagagtccaacagcaccccctgctggatgatccacagctgGTTTCTGGAGCTCTGATAGAtgaggccaaacacctgggcaacctgaccttcaacatctggaacaagatgaagaagataatctcctacactcctgtggttctggatccaaacactgctggATCAGGACTAATCCTGTCTGatgatctgaccagtgtgaaaGCTGAAGAGAGACAGCAGCTTCTTGAAAATCCAGAGAGATTTAATGGCTACTACTACCCCCACTCTGTCATAACCTCTGAGGGCTTCaactcagggactcacagctgggatgttgTAGTTGGAAAGAACACAGAGTGGGACGTGGGTGTGTTAGAGGAGTCTGtccagaggaaggaagacataGACTCTGCCTAGGAGTATACATTTTTGTAATGATGAATACACAGCATGCTCTCCATCAAATTATGATGATCTCACACTAAGTAGAAATCCTCAGAGGATCAGAGTGCATCTGGACTGGGATAGAGGAAAACTGTCATTCTCTGATCctgacaccaacacacacatacacactttcacacacactttcactgacaagCTGTTTCCATACATTTGGACTGAAGATACACATCCTCTGAGGATACTACCAGTGACAGTGAGGTAGAGATTTTGGCAAGTCACATCAGCTGTATGttcagaggcaaaaaaaaattaagcttTCCAAGAAAAGAACACCATGCCTACTGTGAAACATAGAGGAGGCTTGGCTATGTTTTGGGGCTGCTTTGCTGCATCTGGCATGGGGTACTGTCCAGTTTTAGAAAGCTCTGTGTCAATCGGTCATGGGTCCTCCAACaggataatgacccaaaacacacagctAAAGGCACCCAAGAttttaagaagaaaacattGGACTTTAATGAAGTGGCCTTCAATGAGTCTTGATTTGAATACTATCAAACATATAAGTAAAGAGCTGAAACAAACAGTCTTGAAAAGGCACCCTTCAAACCTGAGACAGCTGGAGCATTTTACTCAGGAAGAGAGTGGACCAAACTACCTACAGACAGGTGCAGAAGTCTCACTGAGGGCTACAGAAATCACTTTTTTGCAGTGACTGCCTCTAAAGGTTGTACGACAAAATATTAGGTTAAAGGTCCCATAAGTTTTGACCATGCCATTTTCATttgctttattatttaaaagattcaagatttgaatcaaaaatcaaaagcaATATCTGATATTTATAAAATACGTAATAAACAATGATGGATGCCGATTACTTGTGCCAATGTCAAGTTATTTCAGAGAACATTGTGAGTTTTCTATTTTCGCGGAAGGGTACCAACAAATTTGTCAATGCGTGTAAAAGGACGTATGACATTTTGAAGATcagctacatttttttttaaaacaactcaTTTTAGAAATGATCTTCAACTGGAAGAAACATGACTT encodes:
- the ugl gene encoding malate synthase-like, with the protein product MSGPVSMELSPPPSGLEAEYQTLFTTDSLLFLHELISTFDEEVDQVLRLRVSKKAHLDLSGDLPSFLENTTCVRRDLAWRVLPVPSRLQRRHVDIGDLAPCDTQRFIKALQSPAQGIQVDFDDGNCPTYYNQIKGIHNVFKAVYNQFPNVPHISQAPVLMLRPRAWNMVEHNMMVEGKEAPGPLFDFGLLMFHCGKTLFENKSGPFFYLSKVESFMEARLWNNIFVWTQQKLGLPLGSIKATVLIENVLAAFEMEEILYELRDHSAGLNCGIWDYSASFVNKFGHRSAFLLPDRSKYVNMEKRFLRSYMDLLVQTCHRRGALATGGMAALLLPQDPNSDPYRTVLATVTRLKSLEIKAGVDGFMVYDLNLIEPMQKLFQHHTEGDNQLHQLRNDVTVTPDDLLSMPAGGVTLYGLKYNIAVGVLFIDAWLLGKGHFFYRGQVEDSATAEISRSQVWQWIRHQTQLEDDSRVVSRQLVTDITKEVMIELSNLCQSVRDKQRLHTAADMFLEVVLKRDFPEFITTYLNQDHTFLSSHTTGQVEALNTNTHRAKL